The following coding sequences are from one Paenibacillus sp. FSL R5-0912 window:
- a CDS encoding ABC transporter substrate-binding protein has protein sequence MMRTRLLSLMIAVLMTAGCSSGAGRGASDGKSVDGEEAGASKAAAVQEPVKLKFSIWGNDAQKAMVEGLVDEYELLHPGMEVEIMTIPFADYQQKLSIMLASRTAPDAGWLAERMIPQLLESGQLVDIAAEVKEDNGYNFADIYPSTLDIFKREDRVYGIPFSTPPVLIYYNKDLFLEKGLKTPTELYKEGKWNYEEFLKAARSLTDPQRGIYGVKLVRDWNNWSDALLPLFWSHGAELFDGSATAFALNSPAGSEALQLYSDMMFKDKVHPLPGDELTFDSGRVGMYTDRYSYTSKARAVTDFDWDIAPMPAGVKGTGTSLGYAGVSVFETRHPAEAAEFLKFITSAEAMSVTAQYFVPSRRSVLESDVFLRAASKPSPESIQLAVLDQIADARIAPGHKNWQQIDTKIQRLLDGLYTQSSTVDGLLGQMELEVGPLMK, from the coding sequence ATGATGCGGACAAGGCTGCTAAGCCTTATGATAGCGGTGTTAATGACTGCGGGCTGCTCTTCAGGGGCAGGAAGAGGGGCGTCTGACGGGAAATCCGTGGACGGTGAAGAAGCAGGAGCAAGTAAGGCGGCTGCTGTGCAGGAGCCTGTGAAGCTGAAGTTCAGCATCTGGGGCAACGATGCGCAGAAGGCAATGGTTGAGGGCCTGGTGGATGAATATGAACTGCTCCATCCCGGGATGGAGGTAGAGATCATGACGATCCCTTTTGCTGATTATCAGCAGAAGCTGTCGATCATGCTGGCCTCCCGTACCGCACCCGATGCCGGCTGGCTGGCGGAGCGGATGATTCCCCAGCTGCTGGAATCGGGCCAGCTGGTGGACATTGCAGCAGAGGTCAAAGAAGACAACGGATATAACTTCGCGGATATTTATCCGTCTACACTTGACATCTTCAAGCGGGAGGATCGAGTGTACGGAATCCCATTCTCTACACCTCCGGTGCTGATCTATTACAATAAGGACCTGTTTCTTGAGAAGGGTCTGAAGACGCCAACCGAGCTCTATAAGGAAGGGAAATGGAACTACGAGGAGTTTCTCAAGGCCGCACGCAGCCTCACTGATCCGCAGCGCGGCATCTACGGTGTGAAGCTGGTCCGCGACTGGAACAACTGGTCGGATGCGCTGCTCCCGCTGTTCTGGTCGCATGGCGCCGAGCTTTTTGACGGCAGTGCGACGGCTTTTGCGCTGAATTCTCCCGCAGGGAGCGAGGCGCTGCAGCTCTACAGTGATATGATGTTCAAGGATAAGGTACATCCGCTTCCGGGCGATGAGCTGACCTTCGACAGTGGCCGGGTCGGGATGTACACGGACCGTTACAGCTATACCTCGAAGGCCCGTGCGGTTACTGACTTTGATTGGGATATCGCTCCAATGCCGGCAGGTGTTAAGGGGACTGGAACTTCGCTGGGTTATGCTGGAGTCTCTGTATTCGAGACGAGACATCCGGCCGAAGCCGCGGAATTCCTGAAGTTCATCACCAGCGCAGAAGCCATGAGTGTTACCGCGCAATATTTCGTACCCTCCCGGCGATCCGTGCTTGAATCAGATGTCTTCCTGAGAGCGGCTTCCAAGCCTTCGCCGGAGAGCATCCAGCTGGCCGTGCTCGACCAGATCGCGGATGCCCGGATCGCGCCAGGCCATAAGAATTGGCAGCAGATTGATACGAAGATCCAGAGGCTGCTGGACGGGCTCTACACGCAAAGCTCTACCGTGGACGGGCTGCTCGGACAAATGGAGCTTGAGGTGGGCCCGCTAATGAAATAG
- the tnpB gene encoding IS200/IS605 family element RNA-guided endonuclease TnpB, translating to MLVSAQEVSSKPLVHQAYKYRIYPNTEQQQLIRRMFGCCRFVFNYFLGAWNQSYAETGKGLSYHACATQLPGLKAQYDWLKEVDSIALQSAARHVADSFDRFFKKQNQAPRFKSRKHPIQSYTTKFTNGNIAMEGSRLKLPKLGWIRFANSRKLEGRILSATVRKNASGKFFVSLVCEVQKNPLPQVDTPIGIDLGLKEYAVCSNGEHIANPRFYRQYENKLALWQRRMARRTPGGSNWKKARQHIARIHERIANKRNDFLHKLTTRLIRENQTISIEHLRVANMIQNPKFSKSIADASWGEWVRQLTYKAKWYGRNLRIADTFEPTSQRCHVCGTIHPEVKNLSIREWTCTPCGTIHDRDENAAHNIEQVAV from the coding sequence ATGCTCGTGTCTGCGCAGGAGGTTTCTTCGAAACCCCTGGTTCATCAAGCCTATAAATATCGGATCTACCCCAATACAGAGCAACAGCAACTCATTCGTCGAATGTTTGGCTGCTGCCGTTTTGTGTTCAATTACTTCTTGGGAGCTTGGAATCAAAGCTATGCGGAAACGGGAAAAGGCTTGTCTTATCACGCTTGTGCGACACAACTCCCCGGTTTAAAAGCACAATACGACTGGCTGAAAGAAGTCGATAGCATCGCTTTGCAGTCGGCTGCCCGTCATGTGGCGGATAGCTTTGATCGTTTTTTCAAGAAGCAAAATCAAGCGCCACGCTTCAAGAGCCGAAAGCATCCGATTCAAAGTTACACGACCAAATTCACCAACGGGAATATCGCCATGGAGGGCAGTCGCTTGAAGCTCCCCAAACTCGGCTGGATACGTTTTGCAAACTCCCGGAAGCTGGAAGGCCGGATATTGTCCGCTACCGTTCGTAAAAACGCCAGCGGGAAATTTTTCGTCTCGCTCGTTTGCGAAGTTCAAAAGAACCCTCTGCCCCAAGTGGATACACCTATTGGCATCGACTTAGGCTTGAAAGAATATGCAGTATGCTCAAACGGCGAACATATCGCCAATCCTCGCTTTTACCGTCAATACGAGAACAAGCTGGCGCTTTGGCAGCGGCGGATGGCTCGGCGTACTCCGGGCGGCTCCAACTGGAAGAAAGCAAGGCAGCATATCGCTCGTATTCACGAACGCATTGCCAATAAACGAAATGACTTCCTCCACAAGCTGACCACGAGACTGATTCGTGAAAACCAAACGATTAGTATCGAACATCTGCGTGTGGCGAATATGATTCAGAACCCCAAGTTTTCAAAATCCATTGCTGATGCGTCTTGGGGCGAGTGGGTGCGACAGCTGACGTATAAAGCGAAATGGTATGGACGAAATCTTCGGATCGCCGACACGTTTGAGCCGACCAGTCAGCGTTGCCATGTGTGTGGCACGATCCACCCCGAGGTGAAGAACCTGTCCATTCGGGAATGGACGTGTACGCCCTGCGGGACGATCCATGACCGTGACGAAAACGCCGCTCACAATATTGAACAAGTAGCGGTTTAA
- a CDS encoding transposase: protein MLGLFFLGIEKGVPPQVLEDIGDQTNTRERKEVIPIYSIRQEELFSFKELFLMRPEDKYSQIFEHLDLAKVLHVLRKKNNRGRPEQLNVPAMIYSLLIAKMENIEFVSSLVWRLTHSEEFRAQCRFTGSDNIPSESSYSRLIHALEHTGMLEKLQDTLVTSALEEGFVTGTHIAVDSSMVEAWDCQFSESAAKRRAARRGQKPNEAPGAQQLQFKLPEPEPEAAVNEPPKKPVYDKRGRPTNAARERRRQEQEAYDQSLGPFQKTIEAMLPYTYDELLAALPRHAARCDKKNTKGRMTSYYGFKANLLVDTDCQYILSGLFSSANPNDQRMAVILLKGLPLKFPTLKVKHILGDKGYDCASIYQLIHSLGAYPAIPMIHRKDPPEGMNVDYTPVCSQGHAYRYDSFDAKYETLKYTQPSECTGCPLLGSGCQKVFKIRIQTDLRKHTYPARGSESFTELYKKRTAVERVFAYLKEYFGMKRTRHRGVRASVDFQLSTLAYNLSKFALDKLNKQLSKSQQVA, encoded by the coding sequence TTGCTGGGACTGTTTTTTTTAGGCATAGAAAAAGGAGTACCTCCCCAAGTTCTCGAAGATATAGGCGACCAAACCAACACCCGAGAACGAAAAGAGGTAATCCCTATCTATTCCATTCGACAAGAAGAACTGTTTTCCTTCAAGGAATTGTTCCTGATGCGCCCGGAAGATAAATACAGCCAAATCTTTGAACACTTAGATCTCGCCAAGGTTCTGCACGTTCTTCGGAAAAAGAACAACCGGGGCCGGCCCGAACAACTGAATGTACCTGCCATGATCTATTCCTTGCTCATCGCTAAAATGGAGAACATCGAGTTTGTTTCTTCCCTGGTCTGGCGTCTTACCCATAGCGAAGAGTTTCGGGCGCAGTGCCGATTTACCGGCTCCGATAATATCCCGAGCGAATCTTCGTATTCCCGTTTGATTCATGCGCTGGAGCACACGGGGATGCTTGAAAAACTGCAGGATACCTTGGTGACCTCTGCCCTAGAAGAAGGCTTTGTAACCGGCACACATATTGCCGTGGATTCCTCCATGGTCGAGGCTTGGGATTGCCAATTTAGCGAATCGGCCGCCAAGCGCCGTGCGGCTCGCCGAGGGCAAAAGCCAAATGAGGCTCCAGGAGCCCAGCAACTTCAGTTCAAACTTCCCGAGCCTGAGCCTGAGGCGGCTGTGAACGAACCACCGAAGAAACCCGTCTACGACAAGCGTGGACGTCCAACGAATGCGGCAAGGGAACGCCGGCGTCAGGAACAGGAAGCATATGACCAAAGTCTCGGACCGTTTCAGAAAACCATTGAAGCGATGTTACCTTACACGTATGACGAACTGCTGGCCGCGCTGCCCCGGCATGCCGCGCGTTGTGACAAGAAAAATACGAAGGGTCGAATGACGAGCTACTACGGTTTCAAGGCGAATCTGCTCGTCGATACGGACTGCCAGTATATCTTGAGCGGCCTCTTTAGTTCGGCGAATCCGAATGACCAGCGCATGGCCGTTATTCTTCTCAAAGGCCTGCCCCTGAAGTTTCCCACACTGAAGGTAAAGCATATCTTGGGCGACAAAGGGTACGACTGCGCGTCTATCTACCAGTTGATTCATTCGTTAGGTGCCTATCCGGCGATTCCCATGATTCACCGCAAAGATCCGCCCGAGGGAATGAACGTGGACTACACGCCGGTATGCTCCCAAGGACATGCCTACCGCTACGACAGTTTTGATGCCAAGTACGAAACGCTGAAGTATACCCAGCCGAGCGAGTGCACAGGCTGCCCACTACTGGGTTCCGGATGCCAAAAGGTGTTTAAAATCCGCATCCAAACGGATTTGCGTAAGCATACCTATCCCGCAAGAGGGAGCGAAAGCTTTACAGAGCTGTACAAAAAGCGTACGGCAGTGGAACGTGTTTTTGCCTATCTCAAAGAGTATTTTGGCATGAAACGCACACGTCACCGCGGCGTACGGGCAAGTGTCGATTTCCAGCTCAGTACACTAGCTTACAATCTTAGTAAGTTTGCATTGGACAAGTTGAACAAACAGTTGAGCAAATCCCAGCAAGTAGCCTAA
- a CDS encoding response regulator transcription factor, whose protein sequence is MATILIADDDDNIRKLMSLYLRKEGFDLEEAGDGTKALSIIEDSQIDLVILDIMMPGLNGWELCREIRRSDANLPLLMVTAKAESAHKIKGFQLGTDDYLTKPFDPVELVMRVKALLKRSLVVTSQSVQLGNVVLNRRTFQVTRSGAPVTLPLKEFDLLFLLISHPGQIFTREQLIQQIWGLHYEGDGRTVDVHISRLREKFSGNGEGFQIETARGLGYRLIPEP, encoded by the coding sequence GTGGCTACTATACTTATCGCGGATGATGATGATAATATCCGGAAGCTGATGTCTCTATATCTGCGCAAAGAAGGGTTCGACCTCGAAGAAGCCGGGGACGGCACCAAGGCCTTGTCCATCATAGAGGATTCACAGATCGATCTTGTCATTCTGGATATTATGATGCCGGGACTGAATGGCTGGGAGCTGTGCAGGGAAATCAGGCGTTCGGATGCCAACCTCCCCCTCCTCATGGTGACGGCCAAAGCGGAATCTGCCCACAAAATCAAAGGGTTTCAGCTCGGAACGGATGATTACCTGACCAAGCCGTTTGATCCGGTGGAACTGGTGATGCGGGTAAAAGCGCTGCTCAAACGCTCACTGGTAGTTACTTCACAGTCCGTGCAGCTCGGCAATGTGGTGCTTAACCGCCGGACCTTTCAGGTTACACGCAGTGGGGCACCGGTCACGCTTCCCTTGAAGGAATTTGATCTTCTGTTTCTGCTGATCAGTCACCCCGGGCAGATCTTCACCAGAGAACAACTGATTCAGCAAATCTGGGGACTCCATTATGAAGGGGACGGGCGGACTGTAGATGTGCATATCAGCCGGCTGAGGGAGAAGTTCAGCGGCAATGGCGAGGGTTTTCAAATCGAAACCGCCCGCGGCCTGGGATACCGGCTGATCCCTGAGCCATGA
- a CDS encoding transposase: protein MKSNKLYDEQRIKVAQEAINGTKLSFLARKYPVSPSTITNWVKFYKERFGEQATPSVNERIEDAKRVQELETKMDTAIKLLGEKDLEIELLRELLKKTNPAYKTDLK from the coding sequence ATGAAAAGTAACAAGTTGTACGATGAACAACGGATTAAAGTTGCCCAGGAAGCGATTAATGGGACGAAGCTCTCTTTCCTCGCCCGTAAATATCCAGTTTCTCCCAGCACGATTACGAACTGGGTGAAGTTCTACAAAGAACGATTTGGTGAGCAAGCGACACCTTCAGTTAACGAACGTATTGAAGATGCCAAACGTGTCCAAGAGTTAGAGACCAAAATGGACACTGCGATTAAACTGCTGGGCGAAAAGGATTTGGAGATCGAACTCCTGCGTGAACTGCTAAAAAAGACCAACCCCGCTTACAAGACAGACTTGAAATAG
- a CDS encoding CueP family metal-binding protein: MRKQIVAGTCAVVAAIGIFIYAGSGERNTADVEGGQGSSQPVSQAAVQDIKQMVSDYSSRTLTSQSASITSTQLIVDSGGPNEVTYDLPENEFFLSVAPYVQKTHPCATHSLTGCQGEMAGQEFYVYIEDAEGKEVMKQTLKSQPNGFIDLWLPRDQKLQITVTHDGKQAMTEVSTFESDDTCLTTMQLS, encoded by the coding sequence ATGCGAAAACAAATCGTGGCGGGTACATGTGCAGTTGTTGCGGCCATCGGAATCTTTATTTATGCCGGAAGCGGTGAACGAAACACGGCTGACGTTGAAGGGGGACAGGGCAGCAGCCAGCCGGTTAGTCAGGCCGCTGTTCAGGACATTAAGCAGATGGTGTCTGATTACAGCTCGCGCACGTTGACGTCCCAGTCCGCCTCCATTACCTCCACCCAGCTCATCGTGGACAGCGGCGGTCCAAATGAAGTCACCTATGATTTGCCGGAGAACGAATTCTTTCTGTCGGTTGCCCCGTATGTGCAGAAGACGCATCCGTGTGCAACACACAGCCTGACCGGCTGCCAGGGGGAAATGGCGGGTCAGGAATTTTATGTATACATTGAAGACGCCGAAGGCAAGGAAGTGATGAAGCAGACCTTGAAGTCCCAGCCTAACGGGTTCATCGACCTATGGCTCCCGCGCGACCAGAAGCTTCAGATCACCGTCACGCATGACGGGAAACAAGCCATGACCGAAGTATCCACCTTCGAGAGCGATGACACCTGCCTAACCACTATGCAATTAAGTTAA
- a CDS encoding IS3 family transposase — MVLRLVGVLESTYYARKQRQKENTKSTVSLGTAGRPIPAYSLTKDGQKVSDEQIEEWLSELVAGEEHGYGYRNLAHALYIQHDLILNHKKAYRLCKKLGLLQKKPDKKVRYPRRLAQNRVVTGANQLWQIDIKYGYVHGYDRFFFIFDMIDVFDRCIVGYHLGASCSAKEICTTIKQALKARIQPGGARPILRSDNGPQFLSHAFAEMCMDPDEPLIHERIPPKTPNMNAYIESFHSILERDLYSKMYFETFEEAYETVTEYIEFYNERRFHGSLNRLSPNQYHAAWRAGQVAEVNISL, encoded by the coding sequence GTGGTACTTCGGCTGGTGGGTGTGCTGGAATCGACCTACTATGCCCGCAAACAGCGTCAAAAGGAGAACACCAAATCTACGGTAAGCTTAGGGACAGCCGGAAGACCGATCCCAGCGTATTCGTTGACGAAAGACGGCCAGAAGGTCAGCGACGAGCAGATCGAAGAATGGCTTAGCGAACTCGTTGCAGGCGAGGAACACGGCTACGGTTACCGTAACTTAGCGCATGCCCTCTACATCCAGCATGACTTAATTCTGAACCACAAGAAGGCCTACCGGCTTTGTAAAAAGCTAGGGCTGCTCCAAAAGAAACCTGACAAGAAAGTGAGATATCCAAGACGGCTTGCCCAAAACCGCGTGGTTACCGGAGCCAACCAACTTTGGCAAATAGATATTAAGTACGGATACGTTCATGGCTACGACCGCTTCTTTTTTATCTTTGACATGATTGATGTGTTTGACCGCTGTATTGTCGGCTACCACTTGGGTGCAAGTTGCAGTGCCAAGGAGATCTGCACGACCATTAAGCAGGCGTTGAAGGCCCGTATACAGCCTGGAGGGGCTAGGCCTATTCTTCGCTCAGACAATGGTCCTCAATTTCTCAGTCATGCTTTTGCAGAGATGTGTATGGACCCGGATGAACCTTTGATTCATGAACGGATTCCGCCTAAAACGCCGAATATGAATGCATATATTGAGTCCTTCCACAGCATTTTAGAACGAGATCTCTACAGCAAAATGTACTTTGAAACCTTTGAAGAAGCCTACGAGACTGTCACGGAGTACATTGAATTTTACAACGAACGCCGCTTTCACGGCAGTTTAAACCGATTGAGTCCTAACCAATACCATGCGGCATGGAGAGCAGGCCAAGTGGCAGAGGTAAACATCTCACTTTAA
- a CDS encoding Na+/H+ antiporter, which produces MELFEYILLMLAAVSLSNLVNRFIPSVSVPIIQIVLGMALTWLPLHFELTLNPELFLLLFIAPLLFNDGRLADKVALWKLKKPILLLALGLVLLTVAVLGYFLHWLLPILPLAAAFALAAALAPTDAIAVGALEQKVKIPHQTMQILEGESLINDASGLVSFQFAVAAMVTGAFSLRTASLSFITISLGGVVLGLLLTLIKYGIVRWLRRLGMENVTLHMLIEILTPFAIFMAAEELGVNGILAVVSAGIAHSFGYKQMNPEVAKLSIVSKSTWSVIIFVLNGLVFLLLGTQLPEIIQTVWNNPDIGNFQVILYTLLLTAAVLGLRLIWMLIMDIPEGEEPRGHWKLEFKKALILTLSGVRGTITLASTMSLPFFLDDGTRFPARDLIIFLAAGVILWTLLASNYLLPLLLGKENEAEHNAEEVEAKIEILRNVVSGLNDQATDHSRMALSHLISTYTSRIRMLKKNEAAEEMERMLGVTSLKWQREYTLTAMKQREVNPYTAYRYLNRLNKQLFMHTRDPEYRNDLVPIKSWEEIVGVIQQVRLSGQERREEWNRLQSANFAYVLKKLIELQSRGETEPEAVSALIMRYERAQMRLTRTESLSSTKREFEEALQELSRAGIQLERDNIQLMYESGRITRASMKEMKRDILFMEYELREEMG; this is translated from the coding sequence TTGGAATTATTTGAATATATTTTGCTGATGCTCGCAGCGGTCTCGTTGTCCAATCTGGTGAACCGGTTTATCCCCTCGGTTTCCGTGCCCATCATTCAAATTGTGCTGGGGATGGCTTTGACCTGGCTGCCTTTGCATTTTGAACTGACATTGAATCCAGAGCTGTTTCTGCTGCTCTTCATTGCCCCCTTATTGTTTAATGACGGCAGGCTTGCGGATAAAGTGGCGTTATGGAAGCTGAAGAAGCCCATTTTGCTGCTCGCGCTGGGACTGGTCCTCCTGACGGTAGCTGTCCTGGGTTACTTCCTCCATTGGCTGCTGCCTATACTGCCGTTAGCTGCGGCGTTTGCCCTGGCAGCGGCACTTGCCCCTACGGATGCCATCGCTGTAGGCGCGTTGGAGCAGAAGGTCAAAATCCCGCATCAGACGATGCAAATTCTCGAAGGGGAATCTTTGATCAACGATGCTTCAGGTCTGGTATCCTTTCAGTTTGCCGTGGCCGCTATGGTCACCGGGGCATTCTCCCTCAGAACAGCCAGCCTGAGCTTCATTACCATTTCACTCGGCGGTGTCGTGCTGGGGCTGCTGCTCACGCTGATTAAATACGGGATAGTCAGATGGCTGCGCAGACTCGGGATGGAGAACGTTACGTTACATATGCTGATTGAGATTCTGACCCCATTTGCGATTTTTATGGCGGCAGAGGAGCTGGGGGTTAATGGAATCCTGGCCGTTGTCAGCGCAGGTATTGCCCATTCCTTCGGATATAAGCAGATGAATCCCGAGGTGGCTAAGCTGAGCATCGTGTCCAAAAGCACCTGGTCCGTCATTATCTTCGTCTTGAACGGCCTGGTCTTCCTGCTGCTGGGTACACAGCTGCCGGAGATCATACAGACTGTCTGGAACAATCCGGATATCGGGAACTTCCAGGTAATCCTGTACACGTTATTATTAACAGCGGCTGTTCTTGGCCTGCGCCTGATCTGGATGCTGATTATGGATATTCCCGAAGGGGAGGAGCCGCGGGGACACTGGAAGCTGGAGTTCAAGAAAGCCCTCATTCTCACGCTGTCAGGAGTCCGGGGAACGATCACACTCGCGAGTACGATGTCACTGCCGTTTTTCCTGGATGACGGTACCCGGTTTCCGGCCAGGGATCTGATTATTTTCCTTGCGGCGGGTGTGATACTCTGGACCCTGCTGGCCTCCAACTATCTGCTGCCGCTGCTGCTCGGCAAAGAAAATGAAGCAGAGCATAATGCCGAAGAGGTGGAGGCCAAGATCGAAATTCTGCGCAATGTAGTTTCCGGTCTAAACGATCAGGCTACGGATCATTCAAGAATGGCTCTGAGCCACTTGATCAGCACCTACACTTCAAGAATCCGCATGCTGAAGAAAAATGAAGCTGCAGAGGAAATGGAGCGGATGCTGGGTGTTACATCGCTCAAGTGGCAAAGAGAGTACACCCTGACTGCGATGAAGCAGCGGGAGGTGAACCCGTACACGGCCTACCGTTATCTGAACCGGCTGAACAAGCAGCTATTCATGCACACCCGTGATCCGGAATACAGGAATGACCTGGTTCCAATCAAAAGCTGGGAAGAGATTGTAGGGGTGATTCAGCAGGTTCGTCTAAGCGGACAGGAACGGCGTGAGGAATGGAACCGGCTGCAGTCGGCCAATTTTGCATACGTCTTGAAGAAGCTGATAGAGCTGCAAAGTAGGGGGGAGACCGAACCCGAAGCGGTCAGCGCCCTGATCATGCGTTATGAACGGGCGCAGATGAGATTGACACGTACGGAGTCACTTTCCTCCACCAAACGGGAGTTTGAAGAGGCTCTGCAGGAGCTGTCCAGAGCAGGGATTCAGCTGGAGCGTGACAACATTCAGCTCATGTACGAGAGCGGACGCATTACCAGAGCTAGCATGAAGGAAATGAAACGTGATATTCTGTTTATGGAATATGAATTGAGGGAAGAAATGGGCTAG
- a CDS encoding serine hydrolase domain-containing protein, with product MEKTMNKRLAAGLTILAVIGLSMSLIFPGKHVKAGTAQTKPVVPQTEAPAANLEDIAGLTAFVDGIMEEDMNRLQIPGAVISIVKDGKIILDKGYGSSNLKQAAPVDPVTSMFRIASTTKLFTWTAVMQLVEQGKIELDTDINTYLKSVKIPATYPEPVTMRHLMTHTAGFEEGGVGYQIVTDPAGLPGSISETLHKHMLARIRPPGEMSAYSNYGATLAGMIVEDVSGIPYNEYIQKYIFDPLDMKYSTVVEPLPDSFIPYQVVGYNSENGSFIPGTPTFEGGFRPAGSGTVSAVDMAHFMIAHLQDGRYGDRQILKPETAAFMHSTAFQLDKRLPGVALGFAEKRVNGLTLISHGGSDPMFNTELFLAPAKQLGIFLSYNGGQGSESAAKLVQALFNRYYPAPEVKQPEFSASGESVQKYAGSYQFTRRNISDIDKFFNFFAQLNVTIADNKLSLGSGSEQQLYRAIGPNLFQLEGGTDQIGFLTDESGKVTHMLLDMAPEMPLERTPLLDQSKFWLILLGVVGFIFITALPGPLFFRRRFKAMTPPEKRAIRLSAGTAGWALLSFITLFMVIMSMDIMQKLSGISPLLSVSLVMPIIMAGLTLAMLISAILVWINKYWTAFKRVHYTLVTLSAVVLMIFFYYWNLLGWQFG from the coding sequence ATGGAAAAAACTATGAATAAAAGGCTGGCCGCTGGTCTGACAATATTAGCTGTAATCGGGTTAAGCATGAGCCTCATATTTCCCGGGAAACATGTCAAGGCCGGGACGGCTCAAACCAAGCCAGTGGTACCTCAGACTGAAGCACCTGCCGCCAATCTGGAGGATATCGCGGGTCTGACTGCTTTCGTTGACGGAATCATGGAAGAGGATATGAACCGGCTGCAAATTCCGGGAGCGGTGATCTCCATCGTTAAGGACGGCAAGATCATTTTGGACAAAGGGTATGGCAGTTCCAATCTGAAACAAGCGGCTCCGGTTGACCCTGTAACCAGCATGTTCCGTATCGCTTCTACGACCAAGCTGTTCACCTGGACTGCTGTAATGCAGCTGGTGGAACAAGGTAAGATTGAGCTGGACACGGACATTAACACCTACCTGAAATCCGTGAAGATTCCCGCCACTTATCCTGAACCCGTCACCATGCGTCATTTGATGACCCATACAGCAGGGTTTGAAGAGGGGGGAGTCGGTTATCAGATCGTCACTGATCCAGCCGGATTGCCTGGGTCCATCTCGGAAACACTCCATAAACATATGCTTGCCCGGATCAGACCGCCCGGTGAGATGAGTGCCTATTCTAACTATGGTGCCACGCTTGCGGGTATGATTGTGGAGGATGTAAGCGGCATTCCATACAATGAATATATTCAAAAGTATATTTTCGATCCGCTGGACATGAAATATTCGACGGTCGTGGAGCCATTGCCGGACTCATTCATCCCGTACCAGGTGGTAGGGTATAATAGCGAGAATGGAAGCTTTATTCCAGGCACGCCTACATTCGAGGGCGGATTTCGTCCTGCCGGCTCGGGTACCGTATCTGCGGTAGACATGGCACACTTCATGATCGCCCATCTGCAGGACGGGAGATATGGAGACCGGCAGATTCTGAAGCCTGAGACTGCTGCATTCATGCATTCAACGGCATTCCAGCTCGATAAGCGCCTGCCGGGAGTAGCACTCGGATTCGCTGAGAAGCGGGTGAACGGGTTAACATTAATCTCTCATGGCGGCTCCGATCCGATGTTTAATACGGAATTGTTTCTCGCACCTGCCAAGCAACTGGGGATTTTCTTATCCTACAATGGCGGTCAAGGCAGTGAATCGGCAGCAAAACTGGTCCAGGCCTTGTTCAACCGGTATTATCCCGCTCCCGAAGTGAAGCAGCCGGAGTTCTCGGCTTCTGGGGAATCCGTGCAGAAATATGCCGGCTCCTATCAATTTACACGCCGCAACATAAGTGATATTGACAAGTTCTTTAACTTTTTTGCCCAGCTGAATGTTACGATTGCGGATAATAAGCTATCCTTGGGAAGCGGCAGTGAACAACAGCTGTACAGAGCCATCGGTCCTAACCTGTTCCAGCTTGAAGGAGGGACCGATCAAATCGGCTTCCTTACGGATGAGTCCGGCAAAGTTACACATATGCTCCTGGACATGGCTCCGGAGATGCCGCTGGAGCGTACGCCCCTTTTGGACCAGAGTAAGTTTTGGCTTATCCTCCTTGGTGTCGTGGGATTCATTTTCATCACGGCATTGCCCGGCCCCCTCTTCTTCAGACGCAGGTTCAAGGCGATGACGCCCCCAGAAAAGCGGGCCATCCGATTATCTGCGGGAACTGCCGGCTGGGCGCTGTTATCTTTTATTACTCTGTTTATGGTTATTATGTCCATGGACATTATGCAGAAGCTCAGCGGTATCAGTCCTTTGCTGTCTGTCAGCCTGGTTATGCCAATCATTATGGCGGGCTTGACCTTAGCAATGTTAATCTCGGCTATATTGGTTTGGATAAATAAGTATTGGACCGCCTTTAAACGGGTGCATTACACGTTAGTGACGCTTTCGGCTGTCGTACTGATGATCTTCTTCTACTATTGGAATCTGCTCGGCTGGCAGTTTGGATAA